The following are encoded together in the Chaetodon auriga isolate fChaAug3 chromosome 4, fChaAug3.hap1, whole genome shotgun sequence genome:
- the LOC143319255 gene encoding histone H3, which produces MARTKQTARKSTGGKAPRKQLATKAARKSAPATGGVKKPHRYRPGTVALREIRRYQKSTELLIRKLPFQRLVREIAQDFKTDLRFQSSAVMALQEASEAYLVGLFEDTNLCAIHAKRVTIMPKDIQLARRIRGERA; this is translated from the coding sequence ATGGCAAGAACTAAGCAGACAGCTCGTAAGTCTACTGGAGGCAAAGCCCCCAGGAAGCAGCTGGCCACCAAGGCAGCTCGTAAGAGCGCCCCGGCCACCGGCGGTGTCAAGAAGCCTCACCGTTACAGGCCCGGTACCGTGGCTCTCAGAGAGATCCGTCGCTACCAGAAATCCACCGAGCTGCTCATCCGCAAGCTGCCCTTCCAGCGCCTGGTCAGAGAAATCGCTCAGGATTTCAAGACCGACCTGCGCTTCCAGAGCTCCGCCGTCATGGCTCTGCAGGAGGCCAGCGAGGCCTATCTGGTCGGTCTCTTCGAGGACACCAATCTGTGCGCCATCCACGCCAAGAGGGTCACCATCATGCCCAAAGACATCCAGCTGGCTCGCCGCATTCGCGGAGAGCGCGCTTAA
- the LOC143319258 gene encoding histone H2A-like, with amino-acid sequence MSGRGKTGGKARAKAKTRSSRAGLQFPVGRVHRLLRKGNYAERVGAGAPVYLAAVLEYLTAEILELAGNAARDNKKTRIIPRHLQLAVRNDEELNKLLGGVTIAQGGVLPNIQAVLLPKKTEKPAKAK; translated from the coding sequence ATGAGTGGAAGAGGCAAAACCGGCGGAAAGGCCAGAGCCAAGGCAAAGACCCGCTCCTCCCGTGCTGGCCTGCAGTTCCCAGTCGGCCGTGTTCACAGGCTGCTGCGCAAAGGCAACTATGCCGAGCGTGTGGGTGCCGGCGCCCCCGTCTATCTGGCAGCTGTGCTCGAGTACCTGACTGCTGAGATCCTCGAGTTGGCTGGAAACGCCGCCCGCGACAACAAGAAGACCCGTATCATCCCCCGTCACCTGCAGCTGGCTGTCCGCAACGACGAGGAGCTCAACAAGCTGCTCGGCGGAGTCACCATCGCTCAGGGCGGCGTGCTGCCCAACATccaggctgtgctgctgcccaAGAAGACCGAGAAGCCCGCCAAGGCCAAGTAA
- the LOC143319261 gene encoding histone H4, whose product MSGRGKGGKGLGKGGAKRHRKVLRDNIQGITKPAIRRLARRGGVKRISGLIYEETRGVLKVFLENVIRDAVTYTEHAKRKTVTAMDVVYALKRQGRTLYGFGG is encoded by the coding sequence ATGAGCGGCAGAGGAAAGGGAGGTAAAGGACTCGGCAAAGGAGGCGCCAAGCGTCATCGCAAAGTTCTCCGTGATAACATCCAGGGAATCACCAAACCAGCTATCCGCCGTCTGGCTCGCCGTGGTGGTGTGAAGCGTATCTCTGGTCTCATTTACGAGGAGACTCGTGGTGTGTTGAAGGTTTTCCTGGAGAACGTCATCCGTGATGCAGTCACTTACACCGAGCACGCCAAGAGGAAGACCGTCACCGCCATGGATGTGGTCTATGCTCTGAAGAGGCAGGGTCGCACTCTGTACGGCTTCGGCGGTTAA
- the LOC143319253 gene encoding histone H1-like — protein sequence MAEVAPAPATAPAKAVKKKTSKPKKPGPSVSELIVKAVAASKERSGVSAAALKKNLAAGGYDVDKNKSRVKIAIKNLVAKGTLVQTKGTGASGSFKMSKKAAEPKAKKPAKKAAPKTKKAAAKKPAAAKKPKATAAAKKPAAAKKSPKKVKTAKKPAAAKKATKSPKKASKPKSPKKVAKKAPAAKKSPAKKAAKPKVKKAAPKK from the coding sequence ATGGCAGAAGTAGCACCAGCTCCAGCGACCGCTCCGGCGAAAGCGGTAAAGAAGAAGACTTCCAAGCCGAAGAAACCCGGCCCTAGCGTGAGCGAGCTTATCGTGAAAGCTGTTGCCGCATCTAAGGAGCGCAGCGGCGTGTCTGCAGCTGCCCTGAAGAAGAATCTGGCTGCTGGAGGCTACGATGTGGACAAGAACAAGTCCCGCGTTAAGATCGCCATCAAGAATCTGGTTGCTAAGGGGACCCTGGTGCAGACCAAGGGAACTGGGGCATCCGGCTCCTTCAAGATGAGCAAGAAGGCGGCCGAACCCAAAGCGAAGAAGCCCGCAAAGAAAGCCGCTCCCAAAACTAAGAAAGCTGCAGCAAAGAAACCCGCCGCGGCCAAGAAGCCCAAAGCAACAGCGGCGGCCAAGAAGCCGGCAGCCGCTAAGAAGTCTCCGAAGAAGGTCAAGACGGCCAAGAAGCCCGCAGCGGCCAAGAAAGCCACAAAGAGCCCCAAGAAGGCTTCAAAGCCCAAGAGCCCCAAGAAAGTGGCCAAGAAGGCTCCTGCAGCCAAGAAAAGTCCCGCAAAGAAGGCCGCCAAGCCCAAAGTCAAGAAAGCAGCACCCAAGAAGTAG
- the LOC143319257 gene encoding histone H2A-like, whose translation MSGRGKTGGKARAKAKTRSSRAGLQFPVGRVHRLLRKGNYAERVGAGAPVYLAAVLEYLTAEILELAGNAARDNKKTRIIPRHLQLAVRNDEELNKLLGGVTIAQGGVLPNIQAVLLPKKTEKPAKAK comes from the coding sequence ATGAGTGGAAGAGGCAAAACCGGCGGAAAGGCCAGAGCCAAGGCAAAGACCCGCTCCTCCCGTGCTGGTCTGCAGTTCCCAGTCGGCCGTGTTCACAGGCTGCTGCGCAAAGGCAACTATGCCGAGCGTGTGGGTGCCGGCGCTCCTGTCTACCTGGCAGCTGTGCTCGAGTACCTGACCGCTGAGATCCTTGAGTTGGCTGGAAACGCCGCCCGCGACAACAAGAAGACCCGTATCATCCCCCGTCACCTGCAGCTGGCTGTCCGCAACGACGAGGAGCTCAACAAGCTGCTCGGCGGAGTCACCATCGCTCAGGGCGGCGTGCTGCCCAACATccaggctgtgctgctgcccaAGAAGACCGAGAAGCCCGCCAAGGCCAAGTAA
- the LOC143319256 gene encoding histone H3, producing the protein MARTKQTARKSTGGKAPRKQLATKAARKSAPATGGVKKPHRYRPGTVALREIRRYQKSTELLIRKLPFQRLVREIAQDFKTDLRFQSSAVMALQEASEAYLVGLFEDTNLCAIHAKRVTIMPKDIQLARRIRGERA; encoded by the coding sequence ATGGCAAGAACTAAGCAGACAGCTCGTAAGTCTACTGGAGGCAAAGCCCCCAGGAAGCAGCTGGCCACCAAGGCAGCTCGTAAGAGCGCCCCGGCCACCGGCGGCGTCAAGAAGCCTCACCGTTACAGGCCCGGTACCGTGGCTCTCAGAGAGATCCGTCGCTACCAGAAATCCACCGAGCTGCTCATCCGCAAGCTGCCTTTCCAGCGCCTGGTCAGAGAAATCGCTCAGGATTTTAAGACCGACTTGCGCTTCCAGAGCTCCGCCGTCATGGCTCTGCAGGAGGCCAGCGAGGCCTATCTGGTCGGTCTCTTCGAGGACACCAACCTGTGCGCCATCCACGCCAAGAGGGTCACCATCATGCCCAAAGACATCCAGCTTGCTCGCCGCATTCGCGGAGAGCGCGCTTAA
- the LOC143319251 gene encoding uncharacterized protein LOC143319251, which translates to MQQMEVSDYINEQPRLRQKCCGGGVRTERRLCQLLFLSFGTLCIIQATLNVSLRLTLYSSKESTHLKCNATDFSDQNQLTEDVQDCERRWTRQHNRLLEKFNALTRERNMLENRKNELLNMLRKVVEERDRLQMKLREPGDCGYRLQCPANWSEMNFKCYFLSTESKTWEDSRKYCQSEDADLVVINSEQEQRGLYRLDGDANLLFWIGLYDRAGTFEWVDGAALTKKFWQDGQPDRGGPNNREDCVEMYHFNPPLANWNDAPCGSKRRWLCEKSPYLFKVLPKEKGIM; encoded by the exons ATGCAACAAATGGAGGTATCAGATTATATTAATGAGCAACCAAGACTTAGGCAGAAATGCTGTGGGGGTGGAGTTCGAACAG AGAGAAGACTCTGTCAGCTGCTTTTCCTTAGCTTCGGCACACTGTGTATCATACAAGCCACTCTCAATGTTTCTCTGCGCCTTACTT TGTACTCCAGCAAGGAATCAACCCACTTGAAGTGCAATGCAACTGATTTTAGTGACCAAAACCAGTTGACGGAGGATGTGCAGGACTGTGAGCGAAGGTGGACTCGTCAGCACAACAGATTACTCGAAAAATTCAACGCCTTgacaagagaaagaaacatgCTTGAAAACCGAAAGAATGAACTCCTCAACATGCTAAggaaggtggtggaggagagggacaggCTGCAAATGAAGCTGAGGG AGCCAGGTGATTGTGGGTACCGTCTGCAGTGTCCTGCCAACTGGAGCGAGATGAACTTCAAATGTTATTTCCTCTCCACTGAAAGTAAAACGTGGGAGGACAGCAGAAAATACTGTCAGAGTGAAGATGCTGATCTGGTGGTGATTAACAGTGAACAGGAACag CGGGGCTTGTACCGCCTGGATGGGGATGCTAATCTCTTGTTCTGGATTGGTCTGTATGACAGAGCTGGGACCTTCGAATGGGTGGATGGAGCCGCACTAACCAAAAA ATTTTGGCAGGATGGCCAGCCAGATCGCGGTGGCCCCAACAACAGAGAAGACTGTGTGGAGATGTATCATTTCAACCCACCGCTGGCCAACTGGAATGATGCCCCCTGTGGAAGCAAGCGGCGCTGGCTGTGTGAGAAATCACCGTACCTGTTCAAAGTATTACCGAAGGAAAAAGGAATTATgtga
- the LOC143319252 gene encoding CD209 antigen-like protein A, translating into MVKIVHKEQSEITMDYANLPDASARSDALRSCSGRDGGVTAAVPGRKFHRLVAVSFGLLCILQAALNISLRLALYSSDNKTPDIETSCKNLTEEIDELKRKLINFDHYFQEGWVYFHSSVYYISSIKKSWRESRDDCLQRGADLMIINSEEEQDFTRKFHKLMWIGLTDSETEGVWKWVDGTPLTKSFWTPGEPNSYQGHNEDCVELKSHDMVNSWNDKPCKDQNFWICEKMIAI; encoded by the exons ATGGTCAAGATTGTCCACAAAGAGCAATCTGAGATCACTATGGACTATGCAAATCTACCTGATGCATCAGCCAGGAGTGATGCCCTGAGGAGCTGTTCTGGCAGGGATGGTGGAGTGACCGCTGCAGTGCCTG GCAGAAAATTTCACAGACTGGTAGCTGTGAGCTTTGGACTCTTGTGTATCCTCCAGGCTGCTCTCAACATTTCCCTGCGCCTCGCTCTCT ACAGTTCTGACAATAAGACACCAGACATAGAGACCAGCTGCAAAAACCTGACTGAAGAGATCgatgagctgaagagaaaaCTGATTAACTTtg ATCACTATTTCCAAGAAGGATGGGTGTATTTCCACTCCAGCGTCTATTATATTTCATCCATTAAGAAATCCTGGAGAGAAAGTAGAGATGACTGTCTGCAAAGAGGTGCAGACCTGATGATTATCAACAGCGAAGaagaacag GACTTCACAAGAAAATTCCACAAGCTCATGTGGATTggactgacagacagtgaaactgAAGGGGTGTGGAAATGGGTGGATGGCACGCCGCTGACAAAAAG cTTCTGGACCCCTGGGGAGCCCAACAGTTATCAAGGCCACAATGAAGACTGTGTAGAATTAAAGTCTCATGATATGGTAAACAGCTGGAATGATAAACCATGTAAGGACCAAAACTTTTGGATCTGTGAAAAGATGATAGCTATATAA